Proteins encoded by one window of Clostridium bornimense:
- the dut gene encoding dUTP diphosphatase, with protein MEILKIRKLSEDAIIPFYAHPGDAGLDLFSVEEITIEPGKRKLVATGISIELPKNTEAQVRPRSGLALKYGVTVLNSPGTIDEGYRGEIKVILINHGEEAFKINKGDKIAQMVIMPVLTVDVKEVDMLNDSERGEGGFGSTGRK; from the coding sequence ATGGAAATATTAAAAATTAGAAAATTAAGTGAGGATGCAATAATACCTTTTTATGCACATCCGGGAGATGCAGGTTTAGATCTTTTTTCTGTGGAAGAAATAACTATTGAACCAGGAAAGAGAAAGTTAGTGGCAACAGGAATTAGTATAGAATTACCTAAAAATACAGAGGCTCAAGTAAGACCAAGAAGTGGTCTTGCATTAAAATATGGTGTTACAGTACTTAATAGTCCTGGTACTATAGATGAAGGATATAGGGGAGAAATAAAAGTGATTTTAATAAATCACGGGGAAGAGGCATTTAAGATAAATAAGGGAGATAAAATAGCTCAAATGGTTATAATGCCTGTTCTTACTGTAGATGTAAAAGAAGTGGATATGTTGAATGATAGTGAAAGAGGGGAAGGCGGATTTGGCTCAACAGGTAGGAAATAA
- the rpsI gene encoding 30S ribosomal protein S9, producing the protein MAKVQYMATGRRKKSVARVILVPGEGKVTINKRDIENYFGLETLRYIVNQPLNLTETKDKFDVIVNVYGGGFTGQAGAIRHGITRALIKSDETLKPELKKAGFVTRDPRMKERKKYGLKKARRAPQFSKR; encoded by the coding sequence ATGGCAAAAGTTCAATACATGGCTACAGGAAGAAGAAAGAAATCAGTAGCAAGAGTTATACTTGTTCCAGGTGAAGGAAAAGTTACAATAAATAAGAGAGATATCGAAAACTATTTCGGATTAGAAACTTTAAGATATATAGTTAATCAACCATTAAATTTAACTGAAACTAAAGATAAATTTGATGTTATAGTTAATGTATATGGTGGTGGTTTCACAGGTCAAGCTGGAGCTATCAGACACGGTATCACAAGAGCATTAATTAAATCAGATGAGACTTTAAAACCAGAATTAAAGAAAGCTGGATTCGTAACAAGAGATCCTAGAATGAAGGAAAGAAAGAAATACGGATTAAAGAAAGCAAGAAGAGCTCCACAATTCTCAAAGAGATAG
- the rplM gene encoding 50S ribosomal protein L13: MKSYLAKNDEVKRNWYVIDVAGKPLGRAASQVATILRGKNKPEFTPNVDCGDFVIILNADKVVLTGKKLDQKMLRHHSLYPGGLKEMPYRDALAKKPEFVFQEAVRRMLPKGILGRQMAKKLKVYAGSEHNHAAQNPQVLELKY, encoded by the coding sequence ATGAAATCATACTTAGCAAAGAATGATGAAGTTAAGAGAAATTGGTATGTAATTGACGTTGCTGGTAAACCACTAGGTAGAGCAGCAAGCCAAGTTGCTACTATATTAAGAGGTAAGAATAAGCCAGAATTTACTCCAAACGTTGATTGTGGTGATTTCGTTATCATATTAAATGCAGATAAAGTTGTTTTAACTGGTAAGAAATTAGATCAAAAGATGTTAAGACATCACTCTTTATATCCAGGCGGATTAAAAGAAATGCCATATAGAGATGCATTAGCAAAGAAACCAGAATTTGTTTTCCAAGAAGCTGTTAGAAGAATGTTACCAAAGGGAATCTTAGGAAGACAAATGGCTAAAAAATTAAAAGTATATGCTGGTTCTGAACATAATCATGCAGCTCAAAATCCACAAGTATTAGAATTAAAATATTAA
- a CDS encoding sigma 54-interacting transcriptional regulator, whose product MKKIIEIKNSGGLHTRIAALIVNKSNEIKEKYKRAIFIRIPDKCEAMEISMLALISLKISEGDFIEISTKDDDLLAEIVIDEFIEFISSINKEEPVSNVDKLLDQSSLAANKTLDSLPLGIVSVDFNNNITSMNGHGCKLLNKNKVDILGKKIGEIMPTSKITKVIKSGKEILGDIIHIDTKIFLVNTTPLISDNKVIGAICIFQDISTIVCLKEVNEKLNKILENTHDCICFVDEDRKINYINPAYEDILGKESKKLVGMDLMDVAPNGLRMEVFNSKKKKENVLYKKNNISLICNVTPIFIEGTFKGVISISKPTSIVKDILKLVSETEEKANYYKNELRRFHSSSSSFKNIIGNSKGIKDVLVIAEKASYSSSSVLIIGESGTGKELLAKAIHNNSDRKDKPFIRVNCASIPEPLLETELFGVEKNTNGNNNALLGKFTIADGGTVFLDEIGDMSKNMQAKLLRVLQEKEFESVGSLTPHKIDVRIIAATNRDLETMISTGEFRKDLYYRLNVISLLLPPLRERQDDIHLLVDHFIEKICAQIDVPVKSIDPNCFQHLYSYNWPGNIRELENVIERSIILSDSEFILPKDLPMYISNIDSSNTSLINLPNGNIATMEEYEKEIITAAMKKYKSFNKAGKALGLTHRTISLKCKKYGIEYEN is encoded by the coding sequence ATGAAAAAAATTATTGAAATTAAGAATAGCGGTGGCCTTCATACTAGAATTGCTGCTCTCATAGTAAATAAAAGTAATGAAATTAAAGAAAAATATAAACGAGCTATTTTTATACGTATTCCCGATAAATGTGAAGCTATGGAAATATCTATGTTAGCTCTTATATCTTTAAAAATCTCTGAAGGAGATTTTATTGAAATCTCAACAAAAGATGATGATTTATTAGCTGAAATTGTCATAGATGAATTTATTGAATTTATTTCATCTATCAATAAAGAAGAACCTGTTAGTAATGTAGATAAATTATTAGATCAATCATCTCTAGCAGCAAATAAAACTTTAGACTCTTTACCACTTGGTATAGTCTCTGTAGACTTTAATAATAATATTACATCGATGAATGGCCATGGTTGTAAACTATTAAACAAAAACAAAGTAGATATATTAGGAAAAAAGATTGGTGAAATAATGCCAACATCAAAAATTACTAAAGTAATTAAAAGTGGTAAAGAAATTTTAGGGGATATTATTCATATAGATACAAAAATTTTTCTTGTAAATACTACTCCTCTGATAAGTGATAATAAAGTTATCGGTGCCATATGTATATTTCAAGATATTTCTACAATAGTATGTCTTAAAGAAGTAAATGAAAAACTTAATAAAATATTAGAAAATACTCATGACTGTATATGCTTTGTAGATGAAGATAGAAAAATTAATTATATAAATCCAGCTTACGAAGATATTCTTGGTAAAGAATCAAAAAAACTTGTAGGAATGGATTTGATGGATGTAGCTCCCAATGGATTAAGAATGGAAGTTTTTAATTCTAAAAAGAAAAAAGAAAATGTCTTATATAAAAAAAATAATATTTCTCTTATATGTAATGTTACTCCTATATTTATAGAAGGAACATTTAAAGGAGTTATATCTATCTCGAAACCTACTTCTATAGTAAAAGATATATTAAAACTAGTATCCGAAACAGAAGAAAAAGCTAATTACTATAAAAATGAACTTAGAAGATTTCACTCATCATCTAGCTCATTTAAAAATATTATTGGAAATTCAAAAGGTATCAAAGATGTTTTAGTTATTGCTGAAAAAGCTTCTTATTCTTCATCTTCTGTTTTAATTATTGGCGAAAGTGGAACTGGTAAGGAATTACTTGCTAAAGCCATTCATAATAATTCCGACAGAAAAGATAAACCATTTATAAGAGTTAATTGTGCTTCTATACCAGAACCTTTACTTGAAACTGAATTATTTGGTGTAGAAAAAAATACAAATGGTAATAACAATGCCCTCCTTGGCAAATTTACTATTGCAGATGGCGGTACTGTTTTTCTTGACGAAATTGGTGATATGTCTAAAAATATGCAAGCTAAACTCCTTAGAGTATTACAAGAAAAAGAATTTGAAAGCGTAGGCAGCCTTACTCCTCATAAAATCGATGTAAGAATAATAGCTGCTACAAATAGAGACTTAGAAACTATGATCTCTACTGGTGAATTCAGAAAAGATTTATATTATAGACTTAATGTAATTTCGTTACTACTGCCACCATTGAGAGAACGTCAAGACGATATACACTTACTAGTAGATCACTTTATTGAAAAAATATGTGCACAAATAGATGTTCCAGTAAAGTCTATTGATCCTAACTGTTTTCAACATCTATATAGCTATAATTGGCCCGGTAATATAAGAGAACTTGAAAATGTAATAGAACGCTCTATAATTCTATCTGACAGTGAATTTATACTACCAAAAGATCTACCTATGTATATATCAAATATTGATTCTTCTAATACATCTCTCATAAATCTTCCTAATGGTAATATTGCTACTATGGAAGAGTATGAAAAAGAAATAATTACTGCAGCAATGAAAAAATATAAATCTTTCAATAAGGCCGGTAAAGCATTAGGGTTAACTCACAGAACTATATCATTAAAGTGCAAAAAATACGGAATTGAATATGAAAACTAA
- a CDS encoding Na/Pi cotransporter family protein: MDNLFLVINLLGGLGLFLYGMKIMGDALQNVAGNKLKGLFEKITSNPVKGIITGTIISAVIQSSSATTVMVVGFVNAGLMNLYQAAGVIFGANIGTTITGQLVALKLTKWAPLFIAIGAVIFLFNKKQRQKEIGTAILGFGILFLGMNTMSSAMVPLKDTPLFLNLIEAVGGNPLLGVAVGVLMTVMLQSSSATIGVLVVLASDNSIGIDVLLPILLGDNIGTCATALISSIGTNKTARKAALVHLTFNIIGTTLFIFLLKPFGTIVQYITPNNVGRQIANAHTLFNVTNVLIQAPFIKYLVAFVNKIIPGDEEREKMGLKYLDERILETPSIAVNQTVKEINRMSVKAKDNFEKAMMAFQNNDLSLLEKIDENESLIDLLEEEITTYLVQLSKTDIDERNHDIITSLFHVIKDIERIGDHATNIAEMAKDKIVKKIHISDTATKQIDDMYKYTYDALNSAIEAFRINDDKKAKLVFTFENRIDKLEEEYRKDHIKRLNAGMCNAQSSAIFLDLLNNLERIGDHSTNIAQSVINE, translated from the coding sequence ATGGATAATCTTTTTTTAGTTATTAATCTTTTAGGGGGCCTAGGATTATTTCTTTATGGAATGAAAATAATGGGCGATGCGCTTCAAAATGTTGCGGGAAATAAGCTAAAAGGTTTATTTGAAAAGATAACTAGCAATCCAGTAAAAGGTATAATTACTGGAACCATTATTTCAGCAGTAATTCAAAGTAGTTCTGCGACAACAGTTATGGTAGTTGGATTTGTTAATGCAGGTTTAATGAATCTTTATCAAGCAGCTGGAGTTATATTTGGAGCTAACATAGGAACAACTATTACTGGACAATTAGTAGCATTAAAATTAACTAAGTGGGCACCATTATTTATTGCTATTGGGGCAGTTATTTTCTTATTTAATAAAAAGCAAAGACAAAAAGAGATTGGAACAGCTATATTAGGATTTGGTATTCTATTTTTAGGAATGAATACTATGTCATCAGCTATGGTTCCATTGAAAGATACACCATTATTTTTAAATCTTATAGAAGCGGTTGGAGGAAATCCATTACTAGGTGTTGCAGTGGGGGTATTAATGACTGTTATGTTACAAAGTTCATCTGCAACAATAGGTGTGTTAGTAGTTCTTGCATCAGATAATTCTATTGGAATAGATGTTTTATTACCTATTTTATTAGGTGATAATATAGGTACTTGTGCTACTGCATTGATATCTAGTATAGGAACAAATAAAACTGCAAGAAAAGCAGCATTAGTTCATTTAACTTTTAATATAATAGGAACAACATTATTTATATTCTTATTAAAACCATTTGGAACTATAGTACAATATATTACTCCAAATAATGTAGGTAGACAAATAGCAAACGCACATACATTATTTAATGTAACGAATGTATTAATTCAAGCACCATTTATTAAGTATCTTGTTGCTTTTGTAAATAAGATTATTCCAGGTGATGAAGAAAGAGAAAAAATGGGATTAAAATATTTAGATGAAAGAATTTTAGAAACTCCATCAATTGCTGTTAATCAGACTGTTAAAGAAATTAATAGAATGTCAGTTAAAGCAAAAGATAATTTTGAAAAAGCAATGATGGCATTTCAGAATAATGATTTATCATTATTAGAAAAAATTGATGAAAATGAATCATTAATAGATTTATTAGAAGAAGAAATAACAACATATTTAGTCCAATTATCTAAAACAGATATAGATGAAAGAAATCATGATATAATAACAAGTTTATTTCATGTGATTAAGGATATTGAGAGAATTGGAGATCATGCTACTAATATAGCTGAAATGGCCAAGGATAAGATAGTGAAAAAAATACATATATCAGATACTGCTACTAAGCAGATTGATGATATGTATAAATATACTTATGATGCCTTAAATTCAGCTATAGAGGCCTTTAGAATAAATGATGATAAGAAAGCTAAATTAGTATTTACCTTTGAAAATAGAATTGATAAATTAGAAGAAGAGTATAGAAAAGATCATATTAAGAGACTTAATGCAGGTATGTGTAATGCACAAAGTTCAGCAATTTTCTTAGATTTATTAAATAATTTAGAGAGAATTGGAGATCATTCTACTAATATTGCACAATCAGTTATAAATGAATAG
- a CDS encoding energy-coupling factor transporter transmembrane component T family protein → MLKDITIGQYIPGESIIHKLDPRTKLIIAFIYIINLFIANNFISYGIIAIFTIGIIYISDIKISYIYKGVKPVFFLVLITALLNIFLVRGDILLFKWWIFTIYKEGLITAAFMIIRIILLVVGTSLLTLTTSPIELTDGLEILFNPRKKENSMAHDIAMMMTIALRFIPTLIDETEKIKKAQMARGADLESGGIIQRAKAMIPILVPLFISSFRRADELAMAMESRCYRGGKGRTRMKKLQFQKKDFIAFVVMSIIVTITFISKFYIGGI, encoded by the coding sequence ATGCTTAAAGATATAACTATAGGACAATATATACCTGGAGAATCTATTATTCATAAATTAGATCCAAGGACTAAACTCATAATTGCATTTATCTATATAATTAACTTATTTATTGCGAATAACTTTATTTCATATGGTATCATAGCCATTTTTACTATAGGAATTATATATATATCTGATATAAAGATTTCTTATATATATAAAGGGGTAAAACCTGTATTTTTCTTAGTATTAATTACAGCATTATTGAACATATTTTTAGTAAGAGGAGACATATTGCTTTTTAAATGGTGGATTTTTACTATATATAAAGAAGGACTAATAACAGCTGCATTTATGATAATTAGGATAATATTATTAGTTGTGGGAACATCACTTTTAACTCTTACCACATCTCCTATAGAGCTTACTGATGGATTAGAGATTTTATTTAATCCAAGGAAGAAAGAGAATTCTATGGCACATGATATTGCAATGATGATGACAATAGCGTTAAGATTTATACCTACATTAATAGATGAAACTGAAAAAATAAAAAAAGCTCAGATGGCAAGAGGTGCAGATTTAGAATCTGGAGGTATAATACAAAGAGCAAAAGCAATGATACCTATTTTAGTACCACTATTTATATCTTCTTTTAGAAGGGCTGATGAACTTGCTATGGCGATGGAGTCACGTTGTTATAGAGGTGGTAAAGGTAGAACTAGAATGAAAAAGTTACAATTTCAAAAAAAAGATTTCATTGCTTTTGTTGTAATGAGCATCATTGTCACTATAACATTTATAAGTAAATTTTACATAGGTGGGATTTAA
- a CDS encoding N-acetylmuramoyl-L-alanine amidase, whose amino-acid sequence MKKIICILISIFILTSNMIYGEEIHDDTVANKVILIDPGHGGQDGGAVGKDKTLEKDLNLKISLKVRDLLKDSGYTVYMTREDDRDLHTKEGTVKGEKIQDLKTRCDMKDKTGCELFISIHMNNFTDSKPTGPHVYYANNEKSKFIADIIINNLVKDLEYPKERESKPAKNAYKILRSPKNGEVIVECGFMSNPGDLSKLKNDEYQDKIANSIKKSVDEYYNRYCPGNISTIAE is encoded by the coding sequence TTGAAAAAAATTATTTGTATTTTAATTAGTATATTTATATTGACTAGCAATATGATTTATGGAGAAGAAATTCATGATGATACTGTGGCTAATAAAGTAATTTTGATTGATCCAGGTCATGGAGGGCAAGATGGTGGAGCTGTTGGAAAAGATAAAACTTTAGAAAAGGATTTAAACTTAAAGATATCGCTTAAGGTTAGAGATCTTTTAAAAGATAGTGGATATACAGTATATATGACGAGGGAAGATGATAGAGATCTGCATACTAAAGAAGGAACAGTAAAGGGAGAAAAGATACAAGATTTAAAAACAAGATGTGATATGAAAGATAAAACAGGATGTGAGTTATTTATATCTATCCATATGAATAATTTCACAGATTCAAAACCTACAGGTCCTCATGTATACTATGCTAATAATGAAAAATCTAAATTTATAGCAGATATAATAATAAATAATTTAGTTAAAGATTTAGAATATCCTAAGGAAAGGGAATCTAAACCGGCTAAAAACGCATATAAGATTTTAAGAAGTCCTAAGAATGGCGAAGTTATAGTTGAATGTGGTTTTATGTCCAACCCGGGAGATTTATCGAAATTAAAAAATGATGAATATCAAGATAAAATAGCAAATTCAATAAAAAAATCTGTAGATGAATATTATAATAGATATTGCCCAGGAAATATATCAACTATTGCAGAATAA
- a CDS encoding tetratricopeptide repeat protein — protein sequence MAQQVGNNIQKAKKFYLKAKKFYDSGELDKSIEYCNYSIGENIKNPSALNLKGLILYLKGDINASKKIWELNLRINKDNVSSIYLNNLRDDEYVMKKFIKAQKLYQSSRVEEAVVRFKEIEDESFNSINTFNKLAQCYCDLGDKEQAQKYVNKVLSMDKRNTEAKKISKTLYPIKEARKYIVPIICILLLVVGINKLWENDKVNEENTYNKVVALEGNREQEDKVDNPTATIAGGSTNEVVEETNTELGIPVVEIKQAIDSLDVYKLNELYIANKEKGKNLTEKNLLIECENILKRQGVQQFYEQGYKYIGENKPEEALKYLNIAHIYSGENYLNEHIEYFIGIAYRSMGDSDNFIKSFEEYANKYPNGNYITTVLYDLATFYLEIDSEKSKHYAEILYYDYSDSDMNNSIIKEIVQK from the coding sequence TTGGCTCAACAGGTAGGAAATAATATACAGAAAGCTAAAAAATTCTATTTAAAAGCAAAAAAGTTTTATGATTCTGGAGAGTTAGATAAATCTATAGAATACTGTAATTATTCTATAGGAGAAAATATAAAGAATCCATCAGCACTAAATCTAAAGGGATTAATTCTTTATTTAAAAGGGGATATAAATGCTTCAAAAAAAATATGGGAATTAAATTTAAGAATAAACAAGGATAATGTATCTAGTATATATTTGAATAATCTAAGAGATGATGAATATGTAATGAAAAAGTTTATTAAAGCTCAGAAGTTATATCAATCTTCAAGAGTAGAAGAAGCTGTTGTAAGATTTAAAGAGATCGAAGATGAATCATTTAATTCCATAAATACTTTTAATAAATTAGCACAATGTTACTGTGATCTAGGAGATAAGGAACAGGCGCAAAAATATGTTAATAAAGTTTTAAGTATGGATAAAAGAAATACTGAAGCAAAAAAGATTTCAAAAACATTATACCCAATAAAAGAAGCTAGAAAATATATTGTACCAATAATTTGTATATTATTATTGGTGGTCGGTATAAATAAGTTATGGGAAAATGACAAAGTAAATGAGGAAAATACATATAATAAAGTCGTAGCTTTAGAAGGAAATAGAGAACAAGAAGATAAAGTTGACAATCCTACGGCAACTATTGCGGGAGGTTCTACTAATGAGGTAGTAGAAGAAACAAATACAGAATTAGGTATACCAGTAGTTGAAATAAAACAAGCGATAGATTCACTAGATGTATATAAGTTAAATGAGTTATATATAGCTAATAAAGAAAAAGGAAAAAATTTGACAGAAAAAAATCTACTTATAGAATGTGAGAATATATTGAAAAGACAAGGTGTTCAACAATTTTATGAACAGGGCTATAAATATATAGGAGAAAATAAACCAGAAGAAGCATTAAAGTATTTAAATATTGCTCATATATATAGTGGGGAAAATTATCTAAATGAGCATATAGAATATTTTATTGGTATAGCTTATAGGTCTATGGGGGATTCCGATAATTTTATAAAGAGCTTTGAGGAATATGCTAACAAATACCCAAATGGAAATTATATTACCACTGTTTTATATGATTTAGCTACATTTTATTTGGAAATAGATTCGGAAAAATCTAAGCATTATGCAGAAATTTTATATTATGATTATAGTGATTCTGATATGAATAACTCTATAATAAAAGAAATCGTACAAAAATAA
- the ptsP gene encoding phosphoenolpyruvate--protein phosphotransferase, with the protein MKKGIGASKGYAIGYAFIKKDEEVKIEERIIENIDEELARLKAATDATRAQLEKIKDKAEKEMGAEKAAVFESHMMLLDDPEFTGAIEMNVSNNKVNAEKALNDVLDMYIAIFGSMEDEYMKERIADVKDVGARILKNLAGVDTEGLASVGENTIVIAHDLTPSDTAQLDRNKVVAFLTNIGGRTSHSAIMARTLEIPAVVGLGTITEDVKNGDLLIVDGNTGDVIINPDETVVKEYEAKKEAFLKEKEELKKLIDVKVKTKSGKRIEVCGNIGKPEDVDAVMANGADGVGLFRTEFLYMDRDDMPSEEEQYEAYKYVAEKVGEKLGIVRTLDIGGDKKLSYLPLPEEENPFLGYRAIRLCLDRKDIFKVQLRAILRGSAHGNLAIMFPMISSLEEFFQAKEVLAECMAELKAEGKAYNENIKTGIMVEIPAAAVMADEFAKHVDFFSIGTNDLIQYTLAADRMNEKISYLYNPMHPAVLRLIKMTIDAAHKEGKFCGMCGEMAGDERATAKLVEMGLDEFSMSASSILGAKKIIMDCE; encoded by the coding sequence ATGAAAAAAGGTATAGGCGCTTCAAAAGGATATGCAATAGGATATGCATTCATAAAGAAAGACGAAGAAGTTAAAATAGAAGAAAGAATTATTGAAAATATAGATGAAGAATTAGCAAGATTAAAAGCTGCTACAGATGCAACAAGAGCTCAATTAGAAAAAATAAAAGATAAAGCAGAAAAAGAAATGGGAGCAGAAAAAGCTGCTGTTTTTGAAAGTCATATGATGTTACTTGATGATCCAGAGTTTACTGGAGCAATAGAAATGAATGTTTCTAACAATAAAGTAAATGCTGAAAAAGCTTTAAATGATGTATTAGATATGTACATTGCTATATTTGGTAGCATGGAAGATGAATACATGAAAGAAAGAATTGCAGACGTTAAAGACGTTGGTGCTAGAATATTAAAGAATTTAGCAGGAGTAGATACAGAAGGATTAGCTTCAGTTGGTGAAAATACTATAGTAATTGCTCACGACTTAACTCCATCTGATACTGCTCAATTAGATAGAAATAAAGTTGTTGCTTTCTTAACTAACATTGGAGGAAGAACTTCTCACTCTGCTATTATGGCTAGAACATTAGAAATTCCAGCTGTAGTTGGTTTAGGAACTATAACTGAAGATGTTAAAAACGGCGACTTATTAATAGTTGATGGTAACACTGGTGACGTAATCATTAATCCAGATGAGACTGTTGTTAAAGAATATGAAGCTAAGAAAGAAGCTTTCTTAAAAGAAAAAGAAGAATTAAAGAAACTTATAGATGTTAAAGTTAAAACTAAGAGCGGAAAGAGAATAGAAGTTTGCGGTAATATCGGAAAGCCAGAAGATGTAGATGCAGTTATGGCTAACGGTGCAGATGGAGTAGGTCTGTTCAGAACTGAGTTCTTATACATGGATAGAGATGATATGCCAAGTGAAGAAGAACAATATGAAGCATACAAATATGTTGCTGAAAAAGTTGGAGAAAAGCTAGGTATTGTTAGAACTCTAGATATCGGTGGAGATAAGAAATTATCATACTTACCATTACCAGAAGAAGAAAATCCGTTCTTAGGATACAGAGCTATAAGATTATGTTTAGATAGAAAAGACATATTCAAAGTTCAATTAAGAGCTATACTTAGAGGATCAGCTCACGGAAACTTAGCTATAATGTTCCCTATGATTTCTTCTTTAGAAGAGTTCTTCCAAGCTAAAGAAGTTTTAGCTGAATGTATGGCTGAATTAAAAGCTGAAGGAAAAGCTTACAATGAAAACATTAAGACTGGTATCATGGTAGAGATTCCAGCAGCAGCTGTTATGGCAGATGAATTTGCTAAGCATGTTGATTTCTTCTCAATTGGAACTAATGACTTAATTCAATATACACTAGCTGCAGATAGAATGAATGAAAAGATTTCATATCTTTATAATCCAATGCATCCAGCAGTATTAAGATTAATAAAGATGACAATTGATGCTGCACATAAAGAAGGTAAGTTCTGTGGTATGTGTGGAGAAATGGCTGGAGATGAAAGAGCTACAGCTAAATTAGTAGAAATGGGATTAGATGAGTTCTCAATGAGTGCTTCTTCAATTCTAGGTGCTAAGAAAATTATAATGGATTGTGAATAA
- the truA gene encoding tRNA pseudouridine(38-40) synthase TruA, whose product MKNIKLIIEYDGTNYYGWQKQPDGNTVQQKIEKAISEVTGETIDLIGCSRTDSGVHATGYVANFYTNSTIPGEKFYIVINQKLPKDIVVIKSEEVDKEFHARFSSTGKMYCYSILNQPIRSPLNSRYYHHIYKPLNIDLMIEGSKYMIGEKDFKAFQNNGSEVNSTVRTINDIKIVKDENYIKIYVTGDGFLYNMVRIIAGTLIDVGVGYKKPEQVLDIIESKDRSKAGKTAPALGLKLVKVFY is encoded by the coding sequence TTGAAAAATATAAAACTTATTATAGAATATGATGGTACAAATTATTATGGGTGGCAGAAGCAACCAGATGGAAATACAGTTCAACAGAAAATTGAGAAAGCTATAAGTGAAGTTACAGGTGAAACAATTGATTTAATAGGATGTAGTAGGACAGATTCAGGGGTTCATGCTACAGGATATGTGGCGAATTTTTATACTAATAGTACAATACCTGGAGAGAAATTTTATATAGTCATTAATCAAAAGTTACCTAAAGATATTGTTGTTATAAAATCAGAAGAGGTGGATAAGGAATTTCATGCTAGGTTTTCTTCTACAGGAAAGATGTATTGTTATTCTATTTTAAATCAACCAATTAGGAGTCCATTAAATAGTAGATATTATCATCATATTTATAAGCCATTAAATATAGATTTGATGATTGAAGGATCTAAATATATGATAGGCGAAAAAGATTTTAAAGCTTTTCAGAACAATGGAAGTGAAGTTAATTCTACAGTAAGAACTATTAATGATATTAAGATAGTAAAAGATGAAAATTATATTAAAATTTATGTTACTGGTGACGGATTTTTATATAATATGGTAAGAATAATAGCAGGTACACTTATTGATGTTGGAGTAGGATATAAGAAACCAGAGCAAGTTTTGGATATAATAGAAAGTAAAGATAGAAGTAAGGCTGGGAAAACAGCTCCAGCTTTGGGATTAAAATTAGTAAAAGTATTTTATTAG